In one Parvibaculum sp. genomic region, the following are encoded:
- a CDS encoding YCF48-related protein codes for MIERTLQPFNRPSLISSALASFIFVLLCAAAPAVAMPDVLDRPAPAGITLERTVLTAIAPAGKRFIAVGERGTIVLSDDDGKSWRHAKNVPVSVTLTNVHFPTPTTGWAVGHLGVILHSTDGGSTWIRQFDGVRAASSLLDAANKTNNPGEIANARLFVKDGPNKPFLKVLFQNERHGLVLGAYGLIFYTDDGGATWQPWLDRLENPGGLHLYDISVGETETYIAGEQGLLLHSANGFQHFSPMPTPYDGSYFGLLRISEHELIIYGLRGNALRSDDAGENWTKVLPGETDSITSGIILRDGRIILVDQGGQLLVSHDRGRSFIVVKLEDVWPFSDLVEAADGGLILVGSHGVKRLTTQDLEASLSTDKNK; via the coding sequence ATGATCGAGCGTACTCTCCAACCATTCAACCGGCCCTCTCTCATCTCATCGGCGCTGGCAAGCTTCATTTTTGTCCTTCTATGCGCGGCGGCCCCGGCGGTCGCAATGCCGGACGTCCTGGATCGCCCGGCGCCGGCCGGCATTACGCTGGAGCGGACCGTGTTGACGGCGATCGCTCCGGCGGGGAAACGTTTCATTGCCGTCGGCGAACGCGGCACCATTGTCCTGTCAGATGACGACGGCAAAAGCTGGCGCCACGCAAAAAATGTTCCTGTGAGCGTCACGTTGACGAACGTCCACTTTCCCACACCCACAACCGGTTGGGCGGTTGGCCATCTGGGCGTCATTCTTCATTCCACCGATGGCGGAAGCACTTGGATACGTCAGTTCGACGGTGTCAGAGCGGCGTCGTCGCTGCTCGATGCGGCGAACAAAACGAACAATCCGGGGGAAATCGCCAACGCGCGGCTGTTTGTCAAGGACGGCCCGAACAAGCCATTTCTGAAAGTCTTGTTTCAGAATGAGAGGCACGGATTGGTTCTCGGCGCTTACGGACTCATTTTTTACACTGACGACGGCGGCGCAACATGGCAGCCGTGGCTGGATCGTCTTGAAAATCCGGGCGGTCTGCATCTTTACGACATCAGCGTCGGCGAGACTGAAACCTACATCGCCGGAGAGCAAGGGTTGCTTCTCCACTCGGCAAACGGGTTCCAGCACTTCTCTCCGATGCCGACGCCTTACGATGGATCCTACTTCGGATTGCTTCGCATCTCCGAGCACGAATTGATCATCTATGGGTTGCGCGGAAATGCTTTGAGATCGGACGACGCGGGGGAAAATTGGACGAAGGTTCTTCCCGGAGAAACGGATTCAATTACCTCCGGCATCATTTTGCGCGACGGGCGCATCATCCTCGTGGATCAGGGTGGGCAACTTCTGGTCAGCCACGATCGAGGCCGCAGCTTCATTGTAGTGAAGCTTGAGGATGTTTGGCCTTTTTCCGATCTGGTGGAAGCGGCTGACGGAGGTCTCATTCTCGTCGGGTCGCATGGGGTTAAACGCCTGACCACTCAAGATCTTGAAGCCTCGTTGAGTACGGATAAAAATAAATGA
- a CDS encoding DUF1329 domain-containing protein produces MMSFRLSCVVGAASLLLMSAIPAYAGVSAEEAAKLKTTLTPMGGERAGNADGSIPAWEGGLTTVPADYKEGDRLRDQFPDDKPKFSITVENVAQYQDKLPVGVVELMKKYPTYRVDVYPTRRTAAMPQYVYDNVFANATNATITPNGDKLDGAIGGVPFPIPQTGLEAIANHLLAWRGTTVSWQAANYVVDRSGTATLSSDFIVDYQFPYYYPDAKVGETRYYDLTTYAVNPPFRTGESVLFKASINVGQVSQAWQYLTGQRRTRQAPSVGYDTPDPLSSGIQSYDQIQVFFGATDRYNWKLVGKQEMYIPYNNNKLWMGEHDKITTPNHVNPDYVRWELHRVWVVEATLAEGKRHVLTKRRFYLDEDSWIAAAGDNWDAQGNLYKFDLSYLTQAPQMPAMLGTIFSTYDLNKGAYVILNLTWDGKAMKTYPRKPDTAYTPAALATAGVR; encoded by the coding sequence ATGATGAGTTTCAGATTGAGTTGCGTTGTGGGAGCGGCATCGCTGCTTCTGATGAGCGCAATTCCCGCATACGCAGGCGTGTCCGCGGAAGAGGCCGCGAAATTGAAAACGACACTCACGCCGATGGGCGGCGAGCGGGCGGGAAATGCCGACGGAAGCATTCCCGCTTGGGAAGGTGGCCTCACGACCGTGCCAGCCGACTACAAGGAAGGGGACAGGCTTCGCGATCAGTTCCCGGATGACAAACCAAAATTCTCGATAACGGTCGAGAACGTTGCTCAGTATCAGGATAAACTGCCTGTCGGTGTCGTTGAGTTGATGAAGAAATATCCAACCTATCGGGTGGACGTTTATCCGACAAGGCGGACGGCCGCCATGCCGCAGTATGTTTACGACAATGTCTTCGCCAATGCGACGAATGCGACGATCACCCCCAATGGTGACAAGCTGGATGGCGCGATCGGCGGTGTTCCGTTCCCGATCCCGCAGACAGGCCTTGAAGCCATCGCCAATCATCTGCTCGCCTGGCGCGGCACGACGGTGAGCTGGCAAGCCGCGAACTATGTGGTCGACAGGAGCGGGACTGCCACTCTGTCGTCGGACTTCATCGTCGACTACCAGTTTCCCTACTACTATCCCGATGCCAAAGTGGGCGAGACGCGCTACTACGATTTGACGACATATGCCGTCAATCCGCCTTTCCGCACCGGTGAGTCCGTCCTCTTCAAGGCATCGATCAACGTCGGTCAGGTGTCTCAAGCCTGGCAGTATCTGACGGGCCAGCGTCGTACGCGGCAGGCACCGAGCGTCGGCTACGATACGCCGGATCCACTATCGTCCGGCATCCAGAGCTACGACCAAATCCAGGTCTTTTTCGGTGCGACGGATCGCTACAACTGGAAGCTCGTCGGCAAGCAGGAAATGTACATCCCTTACAACAACAACAAGTTGTGGATGGGTGAGCATGACAAGATCACGACGCCCAACCACGTCAATCCCGACTACGTGAGGTGGGAGCTGCATCGCGTCTGGGTAGTCGAGGCGACGCTCGCCGAAGGCAAACGCCACGTTCTGACAAAGCGGCGTTTCTACCTTGATGAAGATTCATGGATTGCGGCGGCCGGCGACAACTGGGACGCCCAGGGCAATCTCTACAAGTTCGACCTCAGTTATCTCACGCAGGCGCCTCAGATGCCGGCGATGCTCGGGACGATCTTCTCGACCTACGACCTGAACAAGGGTGCTTACGTTATTCTGAACCTCACTTGGGACGGAAAGGCGATGAAAACCTATCCGCGGAAGCCGGATACGGCCTATACCCCGGCTGCTCTGGCGACAGCTGGCGTGCGCTAG
- a CDS encoding MMPL family transporter has product MTPHVAAIEDQKIIRNIKDFDKHSGSIVERIFFNFRPLVLLVCAVVTALLGQQALKVEYNASYQSLIPASHPFVQNLLKHASDLNGLGNNLRIIVEAREGTILDADYLERLRKINDEIFLLPGVDRPWVKSLWTPTTRWLGVTEAGFDGGTVIPDDYDGSQAAVEQVRINISRAGEIGRLVSNDFRSSVIVAPLMDDTHRSLDYGKLQTQLEDLRARYSDDKTNIRIVGFAKIAGDLIEGLGQILAFFAVSIMTTSAMVYWYTRCVRSTSLVASCSLMAVIWQLGLMHILGFKLDPYSILVPFLIFAIGISHGAQKMNGITQDIGRGTHKLVAARYTFRRLFVAGLTALVCDAVGFGVLYIIDIPAIRDLALVASLGVAILIFTNLILLPVLLSYTGVGKAATIRSMKSVSDESPTKHPFAAFLDLFTRRNFALLAVAGGVCLAVFGYHVSRDLKIGDLDPGAPELRPHSRYNLDNAFLNSHYGMSSDVLIVMVETEVNKCSQYSTLMTVQALEWKLQTLPGVEQTYSLADLANVTAVAMNEGNPKWYQLLPDQTQLNSTVSRAPVDMYGRNCDLVPVFVYLRDHKADTLDEVVTAVQDFAEANDTEEVRFKLAGGNAGAEAATNIVIKDASRTMLVWIYGAVTLLAMVTFRSWRAVVCAVLPLMLTSILAEALMVWLGMGVKVATLPVTALGVGIGIDYALYILSVTLTQLRAGATLSAAYYQALLFTGKVVLLTGVTLAGSVAIWAFSPIKFQADMGIMLAFMFLWNMAGALILLPALARLLFGSGRSQADSSAKIATAA; this is encoded by the coding sequence ATGACGCCGCACGTAGCAGCCATAGAAGACCAAAAAATAATCCGAAATATCAAGGATTTCGACAAGCACAGCGGCTCGATCGTCGAACGGATATTTTTTAATTTCAGGCCGCTGGTTCTGCTGGTCTGCGCCGTCGTGACGGCGCTGCTCGGTCAGCAGGCGCTCAAGGTTGAATATAACGCCAGCTATCAGAGCTTGATCCCGGCTTCGCATCCGTTTGTACAGAACCTGCTCAAACACGCGAGCGATCTCAATGGCCTCGGCAACAATCTACGCATCATCGTCGAAGCTAGGGAAGGGACGATTCTCGACGCGGACTATCTGGAACGACTTCGCAAGATAAACGACGAGATATTCCTGCTGCCGGGGGTCGACCGTCCCTGGGTCAAATCCTTGTGGACACCGACCACTCGCTGGCTTGGCGTAACCGAAGCTGGTTTTGACGGGGGAACCGTCATCCCCGATGACTATGATGGCTCTCAGGCGGCTGTCGAGCAGGTGCGGATAAATATCAGCCGGGCAGGTGAAATCGGCCGCCTCGTCTCTAACGATTTCCGCTCGAGCGTTATCGTCGCACCGCTAATGGACGACACGCATAGATCTCTCGATTACGGCAAGCTGCAAACGCAACTTGAAGATTTGCGGGCGCGCTACAGCGACGACAAGACAAATATCCGCATTGTCGGCTTCGCCAAGATCGCCGGCGATCTGATAGAGGGGCTCGGGCAAATTCTTGCTTTCTTTGCCGTCTCGATCATGACGACCTCGGCGATGGTTTACTGGTACACGCGTTGCGTCCGCAGCACGTCGTTAGTGGCGAGCTGTTCGCTGATGGCCGTGATCTGGCAGCTTGGCTTGATGCATATACTGGGCTTCAAACTTGATCCTTATTCAATTCTAGTGCCGTTCCTGATTTTCGCCATCGGCATCAGCCACGGCGCCCAGAAGATGAACGGCATTACGCAGGACATCGGGCGCGGCACACATAAGCTTGTTGCAGCGCGATACACGTTCCGGCGACTATTCGTCGCCGGCCTGACCGCATTGGTCTGCGATGCTGTCGGCTTTGGTGTGCTCTATATCATAGACATTCCCGCGATCCGCGACCTGGCATTGGTCGCCAGTCTGGGCGTGGCCATTTTGATTTTCACCAATCTCATTCTCCTGCCGGTCCTGCTGAGTTACACCGGCGTCGGCAAGGCCGCCACGATACGCAGCATGAAGAGTGTTTCGGATGAGAGCCCGACGAAACATCCCTTTGCCGCGTTCCTCGACCTTTTCACGCGCCGGAATTTCGCCTTGCTGGCCGTTGCGGGAGGAGTATGCCTTGCGGTGTTCGGCTATCATGTCAGCCGCGACCTGAAGATCGGTGATCTTGATCCTGGCGCGCCCGAGCTGCGGCCGCATTCGCGCTACAATCTCGACAACGCATTCCTCAACAGCCACTACGGCATGAGCAGCGACGTCCTGATCGTGATGGTGGAAACGGAAGTCAATAAGTGCAGTCAGTACAGCACATTGATGACGGTTCAGGCGCTTGAATGGAAACTCCAGACCCTTCCCGGCGTTGAGCAGACATACTCGCTGGCCGACCTTGCCAACGTCACCGCAGTCGCGATGAACGAAGGTAACCCGAAATGGTATCAACTGCTGCCGGATCAGACGCAGCTCAACTCAACCGTTAGCCGCGCGCCCGTCGATATGTATGGACGCAATTGCGACTTGGTTCCGGTATTCGTCTATCTCCGCGACCACAAGGCCGACACGCTGGATGAGGTCGTTACCGCTGTTCAGGATTTTGCGGAAGCGAACGACACTGAGGAAGTGCGGTTCAAGCTTGCAGGCGGTAATGCGGGCGCCGAAGCGGCGACGAATATCGTCATCAAGGACGCGAGCCGCACCATGCTGGTGTGGATCTACGGCGCCGTGACCCTTCTGGCGATGGTCACGTTCCGCTCTTGGCGGGCCGTCGTCTGCGCGGTGTTGCCGCTGATGCTGACCTCGATCCTTGCGGAGGCACTGATGGTGTGGCTTGGCATGGGTGTAAAAGTAGCGACATTGCCAGTAACGGCATTGGGCGTCGGCATCGGCATTGACTACGCACTCTACATTCTAAGCGTGACGTTGACGCAGCTTCGCGCGGGCGCGACGCTTTCGGCTGCCTACTATCAGGCTTTGCTGTTTACCGGCAAGGTCGTGCTGCTCACCGGTGTTACCCTTGCGGGCAGCGTCGCCATCTGGGCTTTTTCGCCGATCAAGTTTCAGGCGGACATGGGCATCATGCTGGCCT